DNA sequence from the Thermococcus gammatolerans EJ3 genome:
AGGGCAAGCATGACTATGGCCAGGGCCGCTATGAGCGGGCTCCTCTCGCCGGTTCCGTAGAGGAACTTGCTGAACACCTGGTAGGAGATTATCTTCTTGGCGAGGTTGTTGCTGTGGAAGACGATTGGCGCGGCGAGATCCTCGAGACTGAATATGAAGACGAGCGTGGCCCCAGCGGCTATTCCCGGAAGGGCGAGCGGGAACGTAACCGTCCTGAAAAGGTGGAAGCCCCTGCTCCCGAGGTTTTCAGCCTGTTCCTCAAGGCTGGGGTCGATGTTGATGAAGCTCGCGTAGGCGTTCAGGTAAACGATCGGGTAGTACGTTATCGCCTGGGCGAGCGTTACGCCGGCTAAGCCGTCTATCCTGACCCTGAAGTTGAAGAGGGCATGGAGTATCGAACTGACGAGACCGTACTCGCTGAAGAGCTGCTGGACGACGTAGGCGCTCACAAAGGGGGTAACGAGCAGGGGTATGAAGAGGAGGATCCTGAAGACGTTCTTACCCGGGAACTCGTAGCGCGCCATCACAAAGGCGAAGATCGTACCCATTATTGAAGCCAGCAGGGTAACGATGGCCGCCACGATTATTGAGTTCAGGATTATTCCAAAATCGAGCCCCTCAATTATGTACAGGGTCTCACCCGTACCAGGCATCTTAACGCTCTGGATGAGATGCCAGGAGGAAGGAAGCTTCATATAGTCCGAGTTCCACGTGAATATCTCCCTAAACCAGTGGAGGGATACACTCCCGTTGTAGGTGAACGCGATGGCCAGCATGGCCAGAACTGGGATTATCAGGAAGAACACGAGGTAGAGCAGGGGGAAAAGATAGGAAGAGATGACGAGAGGCTCCGGCTTGGGGATGCCGAAGAGCCTCTCGATCCACTTAGAGCTCATCCATTCACCTCCTGGAGAACCTTCTGGTACTTGGCCTTGGCGGCGTCGCGCCACTCCTGCACTATAGTGTCCTTGAAGTTCGGATCCTTGAGGATCTTGTCGTTGATCTTCTCGGCGTACTCTTCGGTGAAAGTGACGGTCTCTCCGGTTTCGGGGTCCTTGAACTGGATCGGAGCGGTCAGCTCGTCCTTGAGCCTCTCAAAGGTCTGGTCGTCTATCTTGCCGGACTTGTGGGCGTTCACGATAGCCATCCATGCCCTGTGGAGCTCCTCGTTGGTGTCGACGAGTGTGGCTTTGAAGTACTGCTGCATTGCGTAGATCGTCTTGAGGGCCCTCTCATCATCGAACTGTATTCCCCGCGTGTGAAGGGCGAGGTAGTAAGCCGTCCTGAGGTCTTGTCTCTGCTGTCCCTCCGGTGTGTTGAAGATCGACGGGTTAACCGGAAGCCTGTTAACCTCCTTGTTCAGCCATATCTTCTGACCCTCGGTGAGAACCCAGTAGATGAAGGCCTGAGCGGCCTCCGGGTGCTTGGAGGACTTGAGGAGCGCTATGGGGTCGCCGTTTATGATGCTCTCCCCCTCGGGGATGATGTAGACACAGTCCGGGTTGAGCTGCATCGCGGTGTAGCCGTAGAAGTCAATTGTGTTTCCTGCCGCTATGTCCCCGGCGATAACGGCCTCTCTAACGGCATCGCTCGCATCGTAGATCCTTGAGTTGGCCGCTATGAGGGTGAGGATCCTCCATCCCTGATCCCAGCCGAAGGCCTGGAGGATAATCTGGTAGATCCTCGTGTTGGAGGTGCTCCTCGTTGGATCGGCTATACCGTACTGGGGCGGGTCTCTTGCCCATGCCTCGCTCGCTATGTCCTCCCACTTCTTGGGCTCTGGAAGACCCCACTTCTGAAGGGCCTTCTTGTTCTCGGTGAATCCGAAAGACGATAGTGCAGCGGCAATCCAGTAAACCTTGCCGTCGTTATCCTTCCTGACCATGGGCATTCCCGCTATGGTCTCGGAGATGTTCGTGCCAAGGAGTGAGAGTATCTTCTCGTCGGTTATTGGGGCGAGGTAACCCTCGGTGTAGAGGGTGTCGAAGAGGGTCGGACCTCCACCCCATCCGACGTCGGCAACGCCCCTCTTGATGAACTCAACCCACTGGGACTCGGTTGCCTTGATAAAGCGGATTTTGGTGATGTGGTACTCCTTGGCGATATCGCTCTTGAGGAAGTACTCCTTGGCTAAACTCTGAATCGTCGTGTCGTGCCTGGTAAGGATTATGAGCTCGACGTTACCCTGCTGGGGGGTTGTTGTGGTGTGGGTTACCGTTGTGGTGGTCTGGGGGGCAGTGGTGGTCGTCTGAGTGGGGGAAGTAGTTGTCTGGGTCTGGGAAGTTGTTGTCTCGCCCTGGGTTGAGGTCGTCGTTTCCGAGGGAGATACAGTGTACTCATTGCTAGTAGTCGTCTGTGATGCCGAAGAAGTCGTGGATTTGGTGGGGCTCTCGCTTGAGCTGGTGCTCCCTCCTCCACCGCCGATACACCCGGCGGCCACGACGCTAAACAGAACCAGGAAGACAACAAGGAAAGCGGCGGTCTTTCTCATAAGCCTTCACCCCTGCATCATTCTTGCCCTTCACTTTTAAGGTT
Encoded proteins:
- a CDS encoding ABC transporter substrate-binding protein; this encodes MRKTAAFLVVFLVLFSVVAAGCIGGGGGSTSSSESPTKSTTSSASQTTTSNEYTVSPSETTTSTQGETTTSQTQTTTSPTQTTTTAPQTTTTVTHTTTTPQQGNVELIILTRHDTTIQSLAKEYFLKSDIAKEYHITKIRFIKATESQWVEFIKRGVADVGWGGGPTLFDTLYTEGYLAPITDEKILSLLGTNISETIAGMPMVRKDNDGKVYWIAAALSSFGFTENKKALQKWGLPEPKKWEDIASEAWARDPPQYGIADPTRSTSNTRIYQIILQAFGWDQGWRILTLIAANSRIYDASDAVREAVIAGDIAAGNTIDFYGYTAMQLNPDCVYIIPEGESIINGDPIALLKSSKHPEAAQAFIYWVLTEGQKIWLNKEVNRLPVNPSIFNTPEGQQRQDLRTAYYLALHTRGIQFDDERALKTIYAMQQYFKATLVDTNEELHRAWMAIVNAHKSGKIDDQTFERLKDELTAPIQFKDPETGETVTFTEEYAEKINDKILKDPNFKDTIVQEWRDAAKAKYQKVLQEVNG